From the genome of Variovorax sp. RA8, one region includes:
- a CDS encoding flagellar hook assembly protein FlgD, with protein sequence MAINDALSSLNGTSSTTQNSNTVSGSDSEQRFLKLLVTQLNNQDPLNPMENAELTSQLAQMSTVSGIEKLNSTLSGLVNQTGSNQVLQAASLIGYNVLSPGNQIGTSAPKDGEEPAPVPFAVQLPGTAGDVQVKIVDAAGHTVRTLELGSMTEGVNAVTWDGKADDGSAVPAGNYSFSVVATNDGTNVEATALTFAQVAAVKQGANGVTLELANGRSISLDDVRMYL encoded by the coding sequence ATGGCCATCAACGACGCCCTCTCTTCCCTCAACGGAACCAGCTCGACCACCCAGAACAGCAACACCGTGAGCGGCTCCGACAGCGAACAGCGCTTCCTCAAGCTGCTGGTGACGCAGCTCAACAACCAGGACCCGCTCAACCCCATGGAAAACGCCGAGCTCACCTCGCAGCTTGCGCAGATGAGCACGGTCAGCGGCATCGAGAAGCTCAACAGCACGCTGTCCGGCCTGGTCAACCAGACCGGCTCCAACCAGGTGCTGCAGGCCGCGTCCCTGATCGGCTACAACGTGCTCTCGCCCGGCAACCAGATCGGCACCTCCGCGCCCAAGGACGGCGAGGAGCCCGCGCCCGTGCCCTTCGCGGTGCAGTTGCCCGGCACGGCCGGCGACGTGCAGGTCAAGATCGTCGATGCCGCAGGCCATACCGTGCGCACCCTCGAACTCGGCTCCATGACCGAGGGCGTCAACGCCGTCACCTGGGACGGCAAGGCCGACGACGGCTCCGCGGTGCCGGCCGGCAACTACAGCTTCTCCGTGGTCGCCACCAACGACGGCACGAACGTCGAGGCCACCGCGCTCACCTTCGCGCAGGTCGCGGCCGTCAAGCAGGGCGCGAACGGGGTCACGCTGGAGTTGGCCAACGGCCGCAGCATCAGTCTCGACGACGTCCGCATGTACCTCTGA
- the flgE gene encoding flagellar hook protein FlgE: MSFSQGISGLNVAAANLDVIGNNIANSGTVGYKSAAATFQDIYAGSRIGLGASVSGVVQNFTQGVTQTSSRPLDVAILNGDGFFRLSSPSGEVMYSRNGQFTRDKEGFIVNSQGLRLTGYGVTAAGGLSGGTPTALQVQTTSMNPNATTGVQAEFNLDSRLAVPSKTPFDAADSGTFNYSNSIGPVYDSLGNPHELTAYFVKTGPNAWSVYAQGDGAAIGAGAITNLTFDTNGNLTAPAGGTFNIAGLDFGNGSAVMNMAVDLSGTTQFGNANGMTKLSQDGYTSGTLTAFSINPDGTITGKFSNEQTKLMGQVVLSSFANPNGLEPKGGNAWAETQASGSALTGTPGEGTKQGSLESGALEASNVDLTSELVNLIVAQRSYQANAQTVKTQDQVVQTLINIR; encoded by the coding sequence ATGAGTTTCTCCCAGGGCATCAGCGGCCTGAACGTGGCCGCCGCCAACCTCGACGTCATCGGCAACAACATCGCCAACTCGGGCACCGTGGGCTACAAGTCGGCGGCCGCCACCTTCCAGGACATCTACGCCGGTTCGCGCATCGGGCTCGGCGCCTCGGTCTCGGGCGTGGTGCAGAACTTCACCCAGGGCGTCACGCAGACCAGCAGCCGCCCGCTCGACGTGGCCATCCTCAACGGCGACGGCTTCTTCCGCCTCTCCAGCCCCAGCGGCGAAGTCATGTACTCGCGCAACGGCCAGTTCACCCGCGACAAGGAAGGCTTCATCGTCAACAGCCAGGGCCTGCGCCTCACCGGCTACGGCGTGACGGCGGCCGGCGGCCTCTCCGGCGGCACGCCCACCGCACTGCAGGTGCAGACCACCTCGATGAACCCGAACGCGACCACCGGCGTGCAAGCCGAGTTCAACCTCGATTCGCGCCTGGCCGTGCCGAGCAAGACGCCCTTCGATGCCGCCGACTCCGGCACCTTCAACTACTCCAACTCCATCGGCCCGGTGTACGACTCGCTGGGCAACCCGCACGAGCTCACCGCCTACTTCGTGAAGACCGGGCCCAACGCCTGGAGCGTGTACGCCCAGGGCGACGGCGCGGCCATCGGCGCCGGCGCCATCACCAATCTCACCTTCGACACCAACGGCAATCTCACGGCTCCTGCCGGCGGGACCTTCAACATCGCGGGCCTGGACTTCGGCAACGGCTCGGCCGTCATGAACATGGCCGTGGACCTGTCGGGCACCACCCAGTTCGGCAATGCCAACGGCATGACCAAGCTCAGCCAGGACGGCTACACCTCCGGCACGCTGACCGCCTTCTCGATCAATCCCGACGGCACCATCACCGGCAAGTTCTCGAACGAGCAGACCAAGCTGATGGGCCAGGTGGTGCTGTCCAGCTTCGCCAACCCCAACGGCCTGGAGCCCAAGGGCGGCAACGCCTGGGCCGAGACGCAGGCCTCGGGCTCGGCGCTCACCGGCACGCCGGGCGAGGGCACCAAGCAGGGCTCGCTCGAATCGGGCGCGCTCGAGGCATCCAACGTGGACCTCACCTCCGAACTGGTGAACCTGATCGTTGCCCAGCGCAGCTACCAAGCCAACGCGCAGACGGTGAAGACGCAGGACCAGGTGGTCCAGACGCTCATCAACATCCGCTGA
- the flgF gene encoding flagellar basal-body rod protein FlgF: protein MDRMLYVAMSGAKQAMEQQASVANNMANVSTPGFRAQVNSFRAVPVVGEEPTTRAFVVATTPGADFSHGPLTQTGRELDVAVQGDGWLVVQTPDGGEAYTRVGNLQVGADGQLLTMGARPVVGEGGALVVPPGSQVQIAANGAITARGAGDPLVGVAEVGRLKLVNPPTADLVRGEDGLFRMREGLPPAEADAAVAVVSGAVEGSNVNPVEAMVSMIAQARSFEMQMKSMQTANENAQSANKLLAYG from the coding sequence GTGGACCGCATGCTCTATGTCGCCATGAGCGGCGCCAAGCAGGCCATGGAACAGCAGGCCTCGGTCGCCAACAACATGGCGAACGTCTCGACGCCGGGCTTTCGCGCGCAGGTCAACAGCTTCCGCGCGGTGCCGGTGGTGGGCGAGGAGCCGACCACGCGCGCCTTCGTGGTCGCCACCACGCCGGGCGCCGACTTCAGCCACGGCCCGCTGACGCAGACCGGCCGCGAGCTCGATGTCGCGGTCCAGGGCGACGGCTGGCTGGTGGTGCAGACGCCGGACGGTGGCGAGGCCTACACCCGCGTGGGCAACCTGCAGGTCGGCGCCGACGGCCAACTGCTGACCATGGGCGCGCGTCCTGTGGTGGGCGAGGGCGGCGCGCTGGTGGTGCCGCCCGGCTCCCAGGTGCAGATCGCCGCCAACGGCGCCATCACCGCGCGTGGCGCGGGCGATCCGCTGGTGGGCGTGGCCGAGGTCGGCCGCCTCAAGCTGGTCAACCCGCCGACCGCGGACCTGGTGCGCGGCGAGGACGGCCTGTTCCGCATGCGCGAGGGCCTGCCGCCGGCCGAGGCCGACGCGGCCGTGGCCGTGGTCAGCGGCGCGGTCGAGGGCAGCAATGTCAATCCGGTCGAGGCCATGGTTTCCATGATCGCCCAGGCGCGCAGCTTCGAGATGCAGATGAAGTCGATGCAGACCGCGAACGAGAACGCCCAGTCGGCCAACAAGCTCCTCGCGTACGGCTGA
- the flgG gene encoding flagellar basal-body rod protein FlgG has product MTRSLEIARTGLDAQQAQLDVISNNLANVGTTGFKRSRVVFEDLMYQNLRQVGGQTSDQTRLPSGLQVGTGVRVVATERLHAQGNMTKTDNPKDVAINGDGFFQVLMPDGTTAYTRDGSFQTDRDGQLVTASGFPIQPAITIPQNATGLTIGRDGMVSVTQAGSTATVQIGQLQLATFLNPTGLQSLGENLYAETDSSGAPNQLNPGLEGAGILSQGYVESSNVNVVEELVNMIKTQRAYEINSKAVQTSDQMLQRLAQL; this is encoded by the coding sequence ATGACACGTTCGCTCGAAATCGCGAGGACCGGCCTCGATGCCCAGCAAGCCCAGCTGGACGTGATATCCAACAACCTGGCCAACGTCGGCACCACCGGCTTCAAGCGCAGCCGCGTGGTGTTCGAGGACCTGATGTACCAGAACCTGCGCCAGGTCGGCGGCCAGACCTCCGACCAGACGCGCCTGCCTTCCGGACTGCAGGTGGGCACCGGCGTGCGGGTGGTCGCTACCGAGCGCCTCCATGCGCAGGGCAACATGACCAAGACCGACAACCCCAAGGACGTGGCCATCAACGGCGACGGCTTCTTCCAGGTGCTGATGCCCGATGGCACGACCGCCTACACACGCGACGGCTCCTTCCAGACCGACCGCGACGGCCAGCTGGTCACCGCGAGCGGCTTCCCGATTCAGCCGGCCATCACCATTCCGCAGAACGCGACCGGCCTGACCATCGGACGCGACGGCATGGTGTCCGTCACGCAGGCGGGCAGCACCGCGACCGTGCAGATCGGCCAGCTGCAGCTCGCGACTTTCCTCAACCCTACGGGCCTTCAGAGCCTGGGCGAGAACCTGTATGCCGAAACCGATTCCTCCGGCGCGCCCAATCAGCTCAATCCGGGATTGGAGGGCGCGGGCATCCTCAGCCAGGGCTACGTGGAATCGTCCAACGTGAACGTGGTCGAGGAGCTCGTCAACATGATCAAGACGCAGCGCGCGTACGAGATCAACAGCAAGGCGGTGCAGACCTCCGACCAGATGCTGCAAAGGCTGGCCCAGCTATGA
- a CDS encoding flagellar basal body L-ring protein FlgH: MTSRRLARFRGVAGRGVVALLGVLLAAGCAQIPREPLVHQPMTARANPYAPLPAPRATGAIFRDGPGANALFEDRRPRNIGDILTIVISEKVNASKNSGANASRNGSLTAAFPTIPKLLGGLLDDQDAKLSGNNILTAKGGANANNTFNGVITVTVVDVMPNGNLLVSGEKQMGINQGTEFIRFSGVVNPRTVSGSNTVPSTLVADARIEYTAKGYIDEAQHMGWMQRFFLNVMPF, translated from the coding sequence ATGACCTCCCGCAGGTTGGCCCGGTTCCGCGGTGTCGCTGGAAGGGGTGTGGTGGCGTTGTTGGGTGTCTTGCTGGCCGCCGGCTGCGCGCAGATCCCGCGCGAGCCGCTGGTGCACCAGCCGATGACGGCGCGCGCCAACCCCTACGCGCCCCTGCCGGCGCCGCGCGCCACCGGCGCCATCTTCCGCGACGGGCCGGGCGCCAATGCGCTGTTCGAGGACCGCCGGCCGCGCAACATCGGCGACATCCTGACCATCGTCATCAGCGAGAAGGTCAATGCCAGCAAGAACTCGGGTGCCAACGCCAGCCGCAACGGCAGCCTCACCGCCGCGTTCCCGACCATTCCCAAGTTGCTCGGTGGGCTGCTGGACGACCAGGACGCCAAGCTCTCGGGCAACAACATCCTCACCGCCAAGGGCGGCGCCAACGCCAATAACACCTTCAACGGCGTGATCACCGTCACCGTGGTGGACGTGATGCCCAACGGCAACCTGCTGGTGTCCGGCGAGAAGCAGATGGGCATCAACCAGGGCACCGAGTTCATCCGCTTCTCGGGCGTGGTGAACCCGCGCACCGTCTCGGGCAGCAACACCGTGCCCTCCACGCTGGTGGCCGATGCGCGCATCGAGTACACGGCCAAGGGCTACATCGACGAGGCGCAGCACATGGGCTGGATGCAGCGCTTCTTCCTGAACGTCATGCCGTTCTGA
- a CDS encoding flagellar basal body P-ring protein FlgI, translating to MSLSRYLMTGIAALCVLTSPAHAERIKELASIQGVRDNPLIGYGLMVGLDGTGDQTMQTPFTTQSLNNMLQQLGISIPAGVNMQLKNVAAVMVTATLPSFARPGQTIDVTVSSMGNAKSLRGGTLLMTPLKGVDGATYAIAQGNMVVGGAGASASGSKVQINQLSSGRIPGGALVERTVEAPVGGEGTFSLELNRSDFGTAQRVVEAINRQLGPGIAEAADARMIRVRAPQTQERVGFLARLENIEVTPMQAVARVVINARTGSVVMNQAVRVNDCAVAHGNLSVVINTEPVISQPGPFSGGSTVVAQTSQISVSQGGGALQMVRGGASLSDVIKGLNSLGANPQDLVSILQAMKSAGALRAELEII from the coding sequence ATGAGCTTGTCGCGATATTTGATGACCGGGATTGCAGCGCTTTGTGTGTTGACGTCTCCCGCGCATGCCGAGCGCATCAAGGAGCTGGCCAGCATCCAGGGCGTGCGCGACAACCCGCTGATCGGCTACGGCCTGATGGTGGGCCTCGACGGCACGGGCGACCAGACCATGCAGACGCCCTTCACCACGCAGAGCCTGAACAACATGCTGCAGCAGCTGGGCATCAGCATCCCGGCGGGCGTGAACATGCAGCTCAAGAACGTGGCGGCGGTGATGGTCACGGCCACGCTGCCGTCCTTCGCGCGGCCGGGCCAGACCATCGACGTCACGGTCTCCTCCATGGGCAACGCCAAGAGCCTGCGCGGCGGCACGTTGCTGATGACGCCGCTCAAGGGCGTGGACGGCGCGACCTATGCGATCGCGCAGGGCAACATGGTGGTGGGCGGCGCCGGTGCCTCGGCCAGCGGCAGCAAGGTGCAGATCAACCAGTTGAGCTCGGGCCGCATTCCCGGCGGCGCGCTGGTGGAGCGCACGGTGGAAGCGCCGGTGGGCGGCGAGGGCACCTTCTCGCTCGAGCTCAACCGCTCCGACTTCGGCACCGCGCAGCGCGTGGTGGAAGCCATCAACCGCCAACTCGGCCCCGGCATCGCCGAAGCGGCCGATGCCCGCATGATCCGCGTGCGTGCCCCGCAGACGCAGGAGCGCGTCGGCTTCCTTGCCCGCCTGGAGAACATCGAGGTGACGCCGATGCAGGCGGTGGCCCGCGTGGTGATCAACGCGCGCACCGGCTCGGTGGTGATGAACCAGGCGGTGCGCGTCAACGACTGCGCGGTGGCGCACGGCAATCTCTCGGTCGTCATCAACACCGAACCCGTGATCAGCCAGCCCGGGCCCTTCTCGGGCGGCTCCACGGTCGTGGCGCAAACATCGCAGATCTCGGTCTCGCAGGGCGGGGGCGCGCTGCAGATGGTGCGTGGCGGAGCCTCGCTCTCGGACGTCATCAAGGGCCTGAACAGCCTGGGCGCCAATCCGCAGGACCTGGTTTCCATCCTGCAGGCGATGAAGAGCGCGGGCGCACTGCGCGCAGAACTCGAGATCATCTGA
- the flgJ gene encoding flagellar assembly peptidoglycan hydrolase FlgJ has protein sequence MGMTTDNRSAALDQRFALDVQGVDALRRTVRSSPEEGLKQVSRQFEALFMNMVLKSMRQAVPQSGLLDSQNEKLYLSMFDQQLTQNLSGRGVGLAEAMLAQLSRSLPSSVPQGDGDAAGMSLAPPGAFALKPQAGIPLGSSPTPAAVPAARRSADLSLYQSNVERPPATVDSLQGKVDAFVERMGASAQAASEASGVPAPLILAQAALESGWGKREIRADDGTQSYNLFGIKADRGWKGPTVETTTTEYVDGEPQKVRAKFRAYGSYEEAFTDYAKFITRNPRYANVLATDDPAAAAHGLQKAGYATDPQYGHKLVRIMQKFT, from the coding sequence ATGGGGATGACCACCGACAACCGCAGCGCCGCGCTCGACCAGCGCTTCGCGCTCGACGTGCAGGGCGTCGACGCCCTGCGGCGCACCGTGCGCAGCTCGCCCGAGGAGGGGCTGAAGCAGGTGTCGCGGCAGTTCGAGGCGCTGTTCATGAACATGGTGCTCAAGAGCATGCGCCAGGCGGTGCCGCAGAGCGGCCTGCTCGACAGCCAGAACGAGAAGCTCTACCTTTCGATGTTCGACCAGCAGCTCACGCAGAACCTGTCGGGGCGCGGCGTGGGGCTGGCCGAGGCGATGCTCGCGCAACTGAGCCGCAGCCTTCCATCGTCCGTGCCGCAGGGCGATGGCGATGCCGCGGGCATGTCGCTCGCGCCGCCGGGCGCCTTCGCGCTCAAGCCGCAGGCGGGCATTCCGCTGGGCTCGTCGCCCACCCCGGCAGCGGTGCCGGCGGCGCGGCGCTCCGCGGACCTGAGCCTGTACCAGAGCAACGTCGAGCGCCCGCCCGCCACGGTGGATTCGCTGCAGGGCAAGGTCGACGCCTTCGTAGAGCGAATGGGCGCCTCGGCCCAGGCCGCGAGCGAAGCCAGCGGCGTGCCCGCGCCGCTGATCCTGGCGCAGGCCGCGCTCGAATCGGGCTGGGGCAAGCGCGAGATCCGCGCCGACGACGGCACGCAGAGCTACAACCTGTTCGGCATCAAGGCCGATCGCGGCTGGAAGGGCCCGACGGTCGAGACCACCACGACCGAGTACGTGGACGGGGAGCCGCAGAAGGTGCGCGCGAAGTTCCGGGCCTACGGCTCCTACGAGGAGGCCTTCACCGACTACGCGAAGTTCATCACGCGCAACCCGCGCTACGCCAACGTGCTGGCCACCGACGACCCGGCCGCGGCCGCGCACGGCCTGCAGAAGGCGGGCTACGCCACCGATCCGCAGTACGGGCACAAGCTCGTTCGCATCATGCAGAAGTTCACCTGA
- a CDS encoding chemotaxis protein CheW — MAEIASLRPQADIPAPVGNRLEVVTFTLGEEEYGIDIQKVQELRGYDAVTRIANAPEFIKGVVNLRGIIVPIIDMRIKFALGAPTYDQFTVVIVLNIGGRVVGMVVDSVSDVITLGAEQIKPAPEMGAALDTDYLIGLGTLEERMLILVDIDKLMSSEEMGLIEMIAG; from the coding sequence ATGGCTGAAATCGCAAGCCTGCGCCCGCAGGCCGACATCCCGGCACCCGTCGGCAACCGGCTGGAGGTGGTCACCTTCACGCTGGGCGAAGAGGAATACGGCATCGACATCCAGAAGGTGCAGGAGCTGCGCGGCTACGACGCGGTGACGCGCATCGCGAACGCGCCGGAATTCATCAAGGGGGTGGTGAACCTGCGCGGAATCATCGTTCCGATCATCGACATGCGCATCAAGTTCGCGCTGGGCGCGCCGACGTACGACCAATTCACGGTGGTGATCGTGCTGAACATCGGCGGGCGCGTGGTGGGGATGGTGGTGGACAGCGTGTCGGACGTGATCACGCTGGGCGCGGAGCAGATCAAGCCTGCGCCGGAGATGGGCGCAGCGCTGGACACCGACTACCTGATCGGGCTGGGCACGCTGGAGGAGCGGATGCTGATCCTGGTGGACATCGACAAGTTGATGTCGAGCGAGGAGATGGGCCTGATCGAAATGATCGCAGGCTGA
- a CDS encoding methyl-accepting chemotaxis protein: MKNWKIGTRLGIGFALVLALLAIVAGIGVLRLQNVGEATEEMVQRSLVKERLAATWLQNTSNNSVRTFALLKSNDAEVQDYLQKNITKTSALISQTQKKLEELLDTPEEQAISAEIKKRRSEYLGLRNGILKLKTEGRQDEAARLTNEKLIPMLDAYDASIRSMLTHQAARIDLAAGSIDALYRSGRVNVIALALVALALGAVLAWLLTRSITRPLNEAVQVAQTVAVGDLRSEVVVKTSDETGLLMQALQGMNANLARVVGQVRNGTDTIAAASTQIASGNQDLSTRTEQQASSLQQTAASMEELTSTVKQNADNARQANQLALSASEVAVRGGHMVNQVVDTMASIHASSRKVVDIIGVIDGIAFQTNILALNAAVEAARAGEQGRGFAVVASEVRNLAQRSAAAAKEIKGLIDDSVGKVDAGTALVGEAGKTMEEIVGSIRRVTDIVGEISAASHEQTQGIEQINQAITQMDQVTQQNAALVEEAAAAAQSMQEQAGSLVEAVSVFKLDVRTRALVFEREPQDWRATADN, from the coding sequence ATGAAGAACTGGAAGATCGGCACCCGCCTGGGCATCGGCTTTGCGCTGGTGCTGGCATTGCTGGCCATCGTCGCGGGCATCGGCGTGCTGCGCCTGCAGAACGTGGGCGAGGCGACCGAGGAGATGGTGCAGCGCTCGCTGGTGAAGGAGCGCCTGGCCGCGACCTGGCTGCAGAACACCAGCAACAACAGCGTGCGCACCTTCGCGCTGCTCAAGAGCAACGACGCCGAAGTGCAGGACTACCTGCAGAAGAACATCACCAAGACCAGCGCGCTCATCTCGCAGACGCAGAAGAAGCTCGAGGAGCTGCTGGACACGCCCGAGGAGCAGGCGATCAGCGCCGAGATCAAGAAGCGGCGCAGCGAATACCTGGGCCTGCGCAACGGCATCCTCAAGCTCAAGACGGAGGGCCGGCAGGACGAGGCGGCACGGCTCACCAACGAGAAGCTGATCCCGATGCTCGACGCCTATGACGCCAGCATCCGCAGCATGCTGACGCACCAGGCCGCGCGCATCGACCTCGCCGCCGGTTCCATCGACGCGCTCTACCGTTCGGGGCGCGTGAACGTGATTGCGCTGGCCCTGGTCGCGCTGGCACTTGGCGCGGTGCTGGCCTGGCTGCTGACGCGCAGCATCACGCGCCCGCTCAACGAGGCGGTGCAGGTGGCCCAGACCGTGGCCGTCGGCGACCTGCGCAGCGAGGTGGTGGTGAAGACGAGCGACGAGACCGGCCTGCTCATGCAGGCGCTCCAGGGCATGAACGCCAACCTGGCGCGCGTGGTGGGCCAGGTGCGCAACGGCACGGACACCATCGCGGCGGCCTCCACGCAGATCGCTTCAGGCAACCAGGACCTCTCGACGCGCACCGAGCAGCAGGCGAGCTCCCTGCAGCAGACGGCCGCCTCGATGGAAGAGCTGACCTCCACCGTCAAGCAGAACGCCGACAACGCGCGGCAGGCCAATCAACTGGCGCTTTCGGCCTCGGAAGTGGCGGTGAGGGGAGGCCATATGGTCAACCAGGTGGTGGACACCATGGCTTCCATCCATGCCTCCTCGAGGAAGGTCGTCGACATCATCGGCGTGATCGATGGGATTGCCTTCCAGACCAACATTCTGGCTTTGAACGCCGCGGTCGAGGCCGCCCGCGCCGGCGAACAGGGCCGCGGCTTCGCGGTGGTGGCATCGGAAGTGCGCAACCTCGCGCAGCGCTCTGCGGCCGCAGCCAAGGAAATCAAGGGCCTGATCGACGACTCGGTGGGCAAGGTCGATGCCGGCACGGCGCTGGTGGGCGAAGCCGGCAAGACGATGGAAGAGATCGTGGGCAGCATCCGCCGCGTGACCGATATCGTGGGCGAGATCAGCGCGGCGAGCCACGAGCAGACGCAGGGCATCGAGCAGATCAACCAGGCGATCACGCAGATGGACCAGGTGACGCAGCAGAACGCGGCGCTGGTGGAAGAGGCCGCCGCCGCCGCGCAGTCGATGCAGGAACAGGCCGGCAGCCTGGTCGAGGCGGTGAGCGTGTTCAAGCTGGATGTCCGCACGCGTGCACTTGTTTTCGAGCGCGAGCCTCAAGACTGGCGCGCAACTGCCGATAACTGA
- a CDS encoding chemotaxis protein CheW → MLNKTHESAHQAVPGTVASLASGGRPLEFLAFTLGEEEYGIDIQKVQELRGYDAVTRIANAPEFIKGVVNLRGIIVPIIDMRIKFALGAPTYDQFTVVIVLNIGGRVVGMVVDSVSDVITLGAEQIKPAPEMGSALDTDYLIGLGTLEERMLILVDIDRLMSSEEMGLVERIAA, encoded by the coding sequence ATGCTGAACAAGACCCACGAATCCGCCCACCAGGCCGTGCCCGGCACGGTCGCCTCCCTCGCCTCCGGCGGCCGCCCGCTGGAATTCCTGGCCTTCACGCTGGGCGAGGAGGAATACGGCATCGACATCCAGAAGGTGCAGGAGCTGCGCGGCTACGACGCGGTGACGCGCATCGCGAACGCGCCGGAATTCATCAAGGGGGTGGTGAACCTGCGCGGGATCATCGTTCCGATCATCGACATGCGCATCAAGTTCGCGCTGGGCGCGCCGACGTACGACCAGTTCACGGTGGTGATCGTGCTGAACATCGGCGGGCGCGTGGTGGGGATGGTGGTGGACAGCGTGTCGGACGTGATCACGCTGGGCGCGGAGCAGATCAAGCCTGCGCCGGAGATGGGTTCGGCGCTGGACACCGACTACCTGATCGGGCTGGGCACGCTGGAGGAGCGGATGCTGATCCTGGTGGACATCGATCGGCTGATGTCGAGCGAGGAGATGGGCCTGGTGGAAAGGATCGCTGCCTGA
- a CDS encoding methyl-accepting chemotaxis protein produces MKNWKIGTRLGLGFAVVLLLLAATSGVGVLRLQSVGNATDDMVRGALVKERLASEWAKLLGAAIVQTFAMAKATEPGTEAHFAKARLETSQRINPVQKKLEELLSAPEEKKLYGQVAEARKVVLETLAEIVKLKAGGDAAGANQLADTRFSAALSVYEEAVSRIAAYEREQIDATTAGIARDHHGGRMLMMVLSAVALVLGVLCAWLTARSITRPLGEAVRVAETVASGDLSARIEADSRDETGQLMSALRNMNASLARVVGEVREGTDTIATASGQIASGNQDLSSRTEEQASSLQQTAASMEELTSTVKQNADNARQANQLALSASEVAVKGGSVVGQVVDTMASIHASSKKIVDIIGVIDGIAFQTNILALNAAVEAARAGEQGRGFAVVASEVRNLAQRSAAAAKEIKGLIDDSVGKVDAGTALVGEAGKTMEEIVGSIRRVTDIVGEISAASHEQTQGIEQINQAITQMDQVTQQNAALVEEAAAAAQSMQEQAGSLVQAVSVFRLKTTEPSLG; encoded by the coding sequence ATGAAGAACTGGAAGATCGGCACGCGCCTGGGCCTCGGCTTCGCCGTGGTGCTCCTGCTGCTGGCTGCCACCTCGGGCGTCGGGGTGCTGCGCCTGCAGAGCGTGGGCAATGCCACCGACGACATGGTGCGCGGCGCCTTGGTCAAGGAGCGGCTGGCCAGCGAATGGGCCAAACTGCTGGGCGCGGCGATCGTGCAGACCTTCGCGATGGCCAAGGCCACCGAACCCGGCACCGAAGCCCATTTCGCCAAGGCCCGGCTCGAGACCTCGCAGCGCATCAATCCGGTGCAGAAGAAGCTGGAGGAGCTGCTGAGCGCGCCGGAGGAGAAGAAGCTCTACGGCCAGGTGGCCGAGGCGCGCAAGGTCGTCCTGGAGACCCTGGCCGAGATCGTCAAGCTCAAGGCCGGCGGTGATGCGGCAGGCGCCAACCAGCTGGCCGACACCCGCTTCTCCGCCGCGCTCAGCGTCTATGAAGAGGCGGTGTCCAGGATTGCGGCCTACGAGCGCGAGCAGATCGATGCGACCACTGCCGGCATTGCGAGGGACCACCATGGCGGGCGCATGCTGATGATGGTGCTGTCGGCCGTGGCGCTGGTGCTGGGCGTCCTGTGCGCCTGGCTGACCGCGCGCAGCATTACCCGGCCGCTGGGCGAGGCCGTCAGGGTCGCCGAGACCGTGGCGAGCGGCGACCTCAGCGCCCGCATCGAAGCGGACTCGCGCGACGAGACCGGCCAGCTCATGAGCGCGCTGCGCAACATGAACGCGAGCCTGGCGCGGGTGGTGGGCGAGGTGCGCGAGGGCACCGACACCATCGCGACGGCATCGGGCCAGATCGCCTCGGGCAACCAGGATCTCTCGTCGCGCACCGAAGAGCAGGCCAGCTCCCTGCAGCAGACCGCGGCTTCGATGGAAGAGCTGACCTCCACCGTCAAGCAGAACGCGGACAACGCGCGGCAGGCGAACCAATTGGCGCTCTCGGCCTCCGAAGTGGCGGTGAAGGGCGGGAGCGTGGTCGGCCAGGTGGTGGACACCATGGCCTCGATCCATGCCTCGTCCAAGAAGATCGTCGACATCATCGGCGTGATCGACGGCATCGCCTTCCAGACCAACATCCTCGCGCTCAACGCTGCGGTGGAAGCGGCGCGGGCCGGCGAGCAGGGCCGGGGCTTCGCGGTGGTGGCGTCCGAGGTGCGCAACCTCGCGCAGCGCTCGGCTGCAGCCGCCAAGGAAATCAAGGGCCTGATCGACGACTCGGTGGGCAAGGTCGACGCCGGCACGGCGCTGGTGGGCGAAGCCGGCAAGACGATGGAAGAAATCGTCGGCAGCATCCGCCGCGTGACCGACATCGTGGGCGAGATCAGCGCGGCGAGCCACGAGCAGACGCAAGGCATCGAGCAGATCAACCAGGCGATCACGCAGATGGACCAGGTGACGCAGCAGAACGCGGCGCTGGTGGAAGAGGCTGCCGCCGCGGCGCAATCGATGCAGGAGCAGGCCGGCAGCCTCGTGCAAGCCGTCAGCGTGTTCAGGCTGAAGACAACGGAGCCGAGCCTCGGCTGA